From the genome of Geminocystis herdmanii PCC 6308, one region includes:
- a CDS encoding DUF6035 family protein, translating to MRDNYDFPEAIKNPYINTSLTNKKLINRTIQEVLNIQTGEYLSADYFFSLSEDVIFKGRRKLEEYNQREEKLLVCPFCYQSVKIRGNKTGKKSMHFSHLYDSGDCPIKTSNKYTEDEIRRMKYNGQKESERHKMLKNFIGEFLEKDNRFYDVRIERNFQDKGLSKEWKRPDVAAKFRDLDIVFEIQLSTTFLSVIVEREVFYQKNKTFIIWFFNQFHTQADEQKFTEKDIIYLNNNNAFVINNETILKSQQENKLIFLCYYEEAYIDKNNYIIKTDWTSEYITFDELKFDYINYKLYYYNTEKEKENLINELRNKLIIEFEKFWLDYIKFTAKYRRTKLDELQNLFYSQKTDVILNDMIHIDKLYPILNALYSFKYGRIINYNFPNFLALINYVLEDRKEYGKVLFSAIRYYNYEQLLLSADKKGTYRKKLNKSLDCEQDQKYNKLLKILFPELNQ from the coding sequence ATGAGAGATAATTACGATTTTCCTGAAGCAATTAAAAATCCTTATATTAATACTTCTTTAACTAATAAAAAATTAATTAATAGGACAATTCAAGAAGTTTTAAATATACAAACTGGAGAATATCTTAGTGCAGATTATTTTTTCTCTTTATCTGAAGATGTCATTTTTAAAGGAAGAAGAAAGTTAGAAGAATATAATCAAAGGGAAGAAAAATTATTAGTATGCCCTTTTTGTTATCAATCAGTAAAAATTAGGGGAAATAAAACGGGCAAAAAATCAATGCACTTTTCCCATTTATACGATAGCGGTGATTGTCCAATAAAAACAAGTAATAAATATACAGAAGACGAAATTAGAAGAATGAAATATAATGGACAAAAAGAAAGTGAAAGACATAAAATGTTGAAAAATTTTATAGGGGAATTTCTTGAAAAAGATAACAGATTTTATGATGTGCGAATAGAAAGAAATTTTCAGGATAAAGGATTATCTAAAGAATGGAAACGTCCAGATGTTGCCGCTAAATTTAGAGATTTAGATATTGTTTTTGAAATTCAGTTATCAACTACTTTTTTAAGTGTAATTGTTGAAAGAGAGGTATTTTATCAAAAGAATAAGACTTTTATCATTTGGTTTTTTAATCAATTTCATACTCAAGCAGATGAGCAAAAGTTCACGGAAAAAGATATAATTTACTTAAATAATAATAATGCTTTTGTTATTAATAACGAGACAATATTGAAATCACAACAAGAGAATAAGTTGATTTTTCTTTGTTACTATGAAGAAGCTTATATAGATAAAAATAATTATATTATAAAAACTGATTGGACATCAGAATATATAACTTTTGATGAGCTAAAATTTGATTATATTAATTATAAATTATATTATTATAATACTGAAAAAGAAAAAGAAAATTTAATAAATGAACTCAGAAATAAACTAATCATAGAATTTGAGAAATTTTGGCTAGATTATATTAAATTTACTGCAAAATATAGGAGAACAAAACTAGATGAATTACAAAATTTATTTTACTCTCAAAAAACTGATGTTATTCTTAATGATATGATTCATATTGATAAACTATATCCTATATTAAATGCGCTTTATTCTTTTAAGTATGGAAGAATTATTAATTATAATTTTCCTAATTTTCTTGCCTTAATCAACTATGTTTTAGAAGATAGAAAAGAATATGGAAAAGTTTTGTTTTCTGCTATCCGTTACTACAACTATGAACAACTATTACTTTCAGCCGATAAAAAAGGTACTTATCGAAAAAAATTAAATAAATCTCTTGATTGTGAACAAGATCAAAAATATAATAAATTATTAAAAATATTATTTCCTGAGTTGAATCAATAA